The Streptomyces lienomycini sequence CCCACTCCCAGGGGAGCGATGCCAGACGAGCTCAAGGCATACCTGAGGGGGTGGAGTCCCTACGGACCGGAAAGTCCGGGAGGATCGTGATGCGCAGAGGAGGTTTGCTGATCGGCTCCATGTGATTCCGATGACGCATCACGTGGAGTGTGTCGCGATCCTTGAACCGGTCGCGAAGGGGTTCTGACCTGCGACTTTACCCGTGCGCATTATGTGCGGTGTGGGCGTTCCGGGCGATGTCTTGACGCTGAAGTGACGCTCGTGACGCTCGTTCTGATGGGGTGTCAGGTGCCTTGCGTCGCTGGTCGGCTGGCCAGATAAGGAAGCTCACGAGGCAGGGGCGCCGGAAATTTTGGTGTCAAGCAGCCATGCTCGGCCGCATCAGCAGAGGGTCCAGCAGGTTCCTGGTCTGATGGTGGTACATCGTGAGCGATGCCGTGACCAGGGAAGCGTAGATTGGGCTCAGTGTGAGCCGGATGCTGGCCCGTGTGTGGTCCGGATCTTCGTCCTGCTCGATTTGGTGGGCGCAACCCGAAGATGCGTCCCCCACCCCAGGGAATCAGGGATGAGCGAGTGCGGCTCGCGGTTACAACCAGCTCGAGTAGGCCGCGTGCGGTTGCCTCGGCGCCCAGCTGCACACGCGCACAGCGGCGAGCACCGTCGACCTCGGTAAGATAGTCCCCCTCACCGTCGACCCGCTCATCGCCCTCGACAACGCTGCCGCCCTGTCCCGCACCTTCCAGCCCTCCCCGCCGAAGTGATGGCCGACGTTGAGTAGCAGATCGACGCCACCGGCCGCGCCCGCTCCGCCGTCCAGTCCGTGCTCGACGTTGCCCCGAACGGCAGCCCGCCCTTTAACGCCCTGGGGGAGCTGAGCGACGTCCTGCGGGCATCCTCTGCGTCCTCGTCCTCACTGCGGCCGCTATGCGCGCCGTGTTCCCCTGCCACCTGAGCACGTCCGAAGGGGCCCGTACACGGCTGTGCGGGCCCCCGTCACATGCTCAGGTCACTCCTGTGCCTGGGCGTTCGGGTCGTGCACCGGCACTTTCTTGAAGAGGTCTCGGGCCGCGTTCTTGGTCGGCCGGACGTACCACTCCCGAGGAATGCGCGAGCCCTTCTTCCAGCGGCCGGCCGCTTCCAGTTCCTCGTCCGTCGCGCCGCTTGTGCCGAGGCCGGTGGCGCCGTCGGCGCGAAGGCCGTGCGAGGAGACGGGGCGCCCGTCGCTCTTGAGCCCGGCCGTGGCGAACCAGTGCTTCACCCGGTCGTTCACGGTCTGCGGGCGCAGATAGAGGCCGCGCTTGGTGGCCCCGCCCCCTTTCGTGGCCCGGGTCTCTGGCGACGCGACCCTTCCGCTGCGCAGGATCTCCCGCCACACCGGCCCGGTGGTGATGCCCTGCTCGGCCAGCCAGTTGACGTACCGGCGTAGACGGAAGACGAGGCGCAGATCTTCCCGGTCATGGAGGATGATCGTTTGCTCCTCGCCCTGGTGGGTCCTGTCCTCGGCGAGCCAGACGAACACGCGGTCGTCGGTGATCGTCAGGTCCTCGAGGTTCAGGTCGACGTCTTCGATGCTGCGCCCGAGGAACCGGTACCCGAAGGCGAACATCGCCGAGTCGCGCCAGCCGATCGGCCGGTCCGCCTCCGCCTTCTCCATCATCGGGACCAGGTACGGCAGCGTGATCGGGAACGCTTCCTCCTGCGCAGCGCCCGCTTGTTCTTCTTCCGGTACTGCCCGAGGAGCAGCAGGAACAGGCTGTTGTCCGGCTTCTTCCCGGGCGGCATGGCCGTCCGGATCAGGGACATGTAGTGCCGGATCGTCGTGACCTTGAGGCCCTTCGCCATCAGGTGCCGGCCGTACTCCGTGTACGTCGCCGTCGTGCAGGGCTTCGCCACGCGCCCCTGCTGCGCACACCACGCCTCGAACAACCGCATCGCTGTGCGCCGCTGCGGCGCCCCCTCCCGCTCCGCCTCCTTGAGGGCCTGGGCGGTCTCCTCGCTGACGTACAGGTCCCGCTTCGTGTACGTCGTGCGGGGGTCGTCGCTGGTCGGGATCTCCTCGCCCGGCATCAGCACCGTGTGCGCGTCGACGAGCGGACGGGCAGCCGGCGAGGCGCGCACCAACTCCCCGTCCTCGACGAGTTCGGCGTCGACGATCTCCTCGTCCTGGTCCCGCAGCGTCATGCCGACGACGCATCCTTGCTCGAAGTGGTTCGGTCCGGGGTAAGGGCAGCGCTAAACATCAGACCCTTCCTCATAAGGCGTGTGGGCGCAGTTGAAGCAGATGGCCATAGCTGCAGTCTTTTGGGCGGCAGTGCTAGCGCCAATTACCAAGGTGTCTGCTGCTTTGCAGTTTGGGCAAGGCTGCACAGTTCCGTTGTCCTCGCCGAGCAGGCTCCACACGTATTGAAGAGCTGCCATCTCACCCTTATACGTGGCCAAGCAGAAACGGCACTTGATTGCTTTCCAGCTTGCGTCATTGTTAACTACCAACGCCCACTGGCGGCATTCGGGACACTGCACTGTATGGGCTGCACAGGGCGCCAGCTCGGTCGATATATCATTCAAGCGCTTCTCGACGTACTTCTGAATCCTTCCCAGCTTCATACGCAGCTCGTCCATGGTTTGGTCGACCTGCTCCAGTTCGCGCCGGGCTTTTACGGCACCAGGCTGCTGGAGGCCCTTCTCCACGGCGACCAACGGGGAGTCAGTAGGGTCGTACGCCACCAACTTGGCGAACTCGGCCAACAGCATCGGTCTAAGGTGTTCGGTAATGAATTGCAGCAAAAAGCTGAGAACTCGCGCTGATCGAGCCTCGACTTGGAATGCGTTCGCTGTGTGACCGTAGTGTGTGAGCGCGTTTCGGTCATCTGACAGCACTTTGATTGCGGCGCGGTCGGATGGAGAGATTTCTACCTGTGCGATATTGTGCAACCGATCCAAGGTCGCCTCGATGGTGCAGCTCTCAAATTTTCCTTTCTTGAAGTTTTCGAGAGTTGCCCCGCCGGGGTTCTTGAAGACAAGACTCCAGTGTTCGCCGACCAGCCTTGCCTTGAGTAGAACCTCTGTCGCTGCTTGTAGGTGGAGTACAGCGTATTTCAGGTCACTATCGCTCGGAGGGCCGGCGCGTTCGGTCAATTCATCGACTGCCCTCGAGAGGTAGTCCATGCCATTGCGCACTGGGGTGAAGTTGAGGTCTGGGCGAGGGTTCGGCCGGGCGACCGAAGATTCCTTAGACATCGTTTCTTATGGCGTGATCGTTCGTTGATCCGTGCATGACGGATCTGGTGGAGCGGTTAGTGCCGGAGGAGTTGTGGGTGCTGTTCCGGCGTGTGGTGCCGCCGACTGAGGTGAAGCGCCCGCAGGGTGGGGGCCGCCGCCGGGCGGGTGACCGTGAGGCTCTGGCCGCGATGATCTTCGTGGCGACCTCGGGCTGCACCTGGCGGCAGTTGCCGCCGGTGTTCGGTCCGGCCTGGCAGACGGTCTACCGGCGGTTCGCTCAGTGGAGCCGGGACCGGGTCTGGGCCAGGTTGTATCGGGTCATGCTCGACGAACTCGGTGCCCGGGGTGAGCTTGACTGGTCGCGGTGCGCAATCGACTCGGTCAGTGTCCGGGCTGCAAAAGGGGGCCTTTGACGGGACCGAATCCGACCGATCGCGGCAAGCTGGGATCGAAGATCCACCTGATTACCGACCGTAACGGACTCCCACTGTCTCTGGGTATATCCGGTGCGAACATGCACGACAGCCTGGGCCTGGAACCGCTCGTGCGCGGCATCCCACCCATCCGCTCCCGTCGCGGCCCGCGTCGCCGACGCCCGGCGAAGCTGCACGCCGACAAGGGCTACGACTACGACCACTTGCGTCGGTGGCTCCGCAGCCGCGGCATCGGCCACCGTATCGCCCGCAAAGGGGTCGAGTCCTCACAGCGGCTCGGCCGTCACCGGTGGGTGGTCGAGAGGACCGTGTCCTGGCTGGCCGGCTGCCGACGGCTCCACCGACGCTACGAGCGCAAGGCCGAACACTTCCTCGCTTTCGTCGGCATAGCGGCACTCCGCATCTGCTTCCGTCGGCTGACTACCTGAATCCGGCGACGGGGGCGGGGTGGTGAGCTGGCCACGTCAGAGACCCGACGGGTGGCTGGAAAGCCAGTCGGCATGCCGATCGCGCGTCCGATCCCGTTCCCCGGGCGTAGCAAGGAAGACATCGGCGCCGCCGTCGTAGGGGTGGTAGATGCGTCGCATCTGGGTGTCGGTGATGAGGACTCCCGCCACCTTGTCGTCAGCGATGTCACGGAGCGGCTCGTCGAGGCAGCCATATCGCCAGGGTCGGCGGGCGGCGAAGAGGTGGCAGTAGGTACGGAACTCCGGGTCTGGATCGTCCTCCACCAGCAGGGTCTGCCAGTAGCCATCGCCTGGCTGGGATGGCGGAACCTCGGCTTCGGTCGCCCAAACCGGGGTGATCACGTAGATATCCCCACCGGCGAACAACTCATCAAGGACGGTGTTGTACCGCTCCAGGACGACGCCGTATTCGCTTTCAACCTCTGCGTATCGCTTCGACTCCGGCAGGCTGTGGAAGCGCACCCAGAGATCCCGGTACGGGTCGCGGAGCTTGTACCCGACCGGAGGACAGTCGGGCCAGTGCTGCTGCCACAGCTCGGTCAAATCCGCTTGTACGCCTCCAGACACTTGCCGCACCCGTCCTCTCGCCATCGGTTCCCATCGACGACCATGATGCCCGGCACTCATCCACCAATAGAAACGACGTCTCAGAACCGGGGATCAGAAACAGCTACTCAGTGCCGAGGCAGGGATGTGCCACGGGGCTCGGCCCCCGGCACCCGCGTCAGCCGGCGACCGGCAGGCGGAGGGTGGCGACGGCGCCGCCGTCGGGCGCGTTGCCGAAGGTCAGAGAGGCTCCGACGAGTCGGGCCTGGCCGAGCGCGATGGTCAGCCCGAGTCCGTGTCCCCGACCGCGCTCCGGCGTCCCGGTACGGAAGCGCTGCGGTCCGTCGGCGAGCAGCTCGGGCGGGAACCCCGGACCGTGGTCGCGCACCGTGACCGTGGTGCCCGCGACTGTCACCGTGACCGGTCCGCGGCCGTGCCGGTGGGCGTTGACGACCAGGTTGGTGACGATCCGGTCGAGTCGGCGCGGGTCGGTCTCGGCGTACCCGGCACCGGTCGCGGCGAGGCCGGTCTCCAGACCGGTACGGGCCAGCGAGTCCGCAACCGCCTCGGCGAGCGGAACGCGCTCTCGCTCGGCCTGCTCGGCACCTGCGTCCAGGCGCGAGATTTCGAGCAGGTCCTCGACCAGCGTGCGCAAGGCCCGCACTCGGTCCTGAACGAGATCGGTGGCTTCCCCCTCGGGAAGCAGCTCGCTCGCGGTGAGCAGGCCCATCAGCGGGGTGCGCAGCTCGTGGGCGACGTCCGCGGTGAAGCGCTGCTCGCTCAGCAGCCTCTGGTGCAGGCTGTCGGCCATCGAGTCGACCGTGGCCGAGATGTCGGTGATCTCGTCGCTGCCACGGTTGTCCGCGGTCCTGGCCGTCAGGTCACCGGCCGCGATCCGGCGTGTGGTCTGTGCCACCCTCCGCAGTCTGCGGTGCGGCAGTTCCGCGGCGAGCGCCGACACGGGGACGACGGCGGCCAGGGCGAACAGCGAGTACTTCCACATGTGTCGGTCCAAAGCGCGCCTCGTGAGCAGGTCGGACGTCATGTCGACCTCGAGCGCGACGGGCTCGCCGCGATACGTCCGCGCCGCCCACATCGACGGATGGTCGCCTGGGCCGTCCGCGTCGTACCAGGTGGCGTATCCGTCGCTCAAGTCCTGCCGGTCGCGGAGCTCGCGCAGCAGCTCGTCGGGCATCTCCCCGGGCGACACCTTGAGTGCGGTGGGCGGGACGCCGTCCCGCTCGTAGTCCTCCAGCGCCCGGGCCAGAGCCGTGACGGCCTTGGCGCCGCCGTCGTTCATCGACCGGGCCAGGGTGCTGGAGTGCACCAGGCTCCCGACGGTCAGCGCGACGGCGCCGCAGCACACAGCGACGAGGAGAACGATCTTCCAGCGGAGCGAACGCCAGTTGAGCAGGTCACGCACGGCGTTCACGTCAGCGCCGTAGCTTGTAGCCGAACCCGCGCACGGTCTCGATGCGCTCGGCTCCGATTCTCTTGCGCAGCCGCTGCACGCACAGGTCGACGACGCGGCTGTCGCCGTCCCAGCCGTAGTCCCACACGTTGCGCAGCAGGGTCTGCCGGTCGAGGACGGTGCCGGGATGCGCGGCGAACTCCAGCAGCAGGCGCAGCTCGGTGGGGGCCAGCGCGACCGGCCGGCCGGCCACGGAGACGTCGAGGCCCGCGGTGTCGATGGACAGGTCGCCGAAGACGAGCAGGTTGTGCTCCCCGGCTCGATCGCCGGCCGGTTCCTCCGGGCTCGCGGCTGGCGGGGCGGCGCCGGGGGAGTAGACGGCCCGCCGCAGCAGCGAGCGGATCCTGGCCACCAGCACGGCGGTGTCGACGGGCTTGACCACGTAGTCGTCGGCGCCCGCCTCCAGGCCGGAGACCACGTCCAGGGCATCGCCCCGGGCGGACATCATCAGAATGGGAACCATGCTGGTCTCCCGGACGCGACGGCACAGGCCGATGCCGTCGAGCCCGGGCAGCATCACGTCGAGCAGCAGCAGATCGTGGCGGCCCTCCCGGAACAGCTCCAGCCCGGTCAGCCCGTCACCGGCGGAGGCGACACGGTAGCCGTAGCGCTCCAGAGCCATCGTGACCGACCTGCGGATGACCTCGTCGTCCTCGACCAGGAGAATCGCCACGGGCACCGGGGCATCACCTTCACTCACCGACTCCGGCCCTTCCTTCCCTGTCACCCACGGCCGGACACCGTCGGCGCGCGACGACATCCCGTTCCGTAGGCATTGTGCCTTCCAACCGTGGTCTCGGGGCATCCGGCACGGCTCGGGCCCGTATCAACGCTGTATCGCCCGACGACAAGCTCGACACGGAGGGAGATACCGGCGACAGGGTCGTGTTCGCTCCCGTGAGCGTGAGGGGTCCGTCAACGGTGTGGTTCGCGGGATGCCGATGGTGACGCTTGCACCAGGAGTACGGTTGCGCGGCGGCGTTCTGGAGTTCGGCGCCAAGGGCGTGCGGTTGACGCGGGACAACATTCTGGAGAGCGTGACCGTACGCTGCCCCGAGCGTCCGGTGCTCGGCAGCGGCGTCTTCGTCGGCGGGCACGGCGACTGGGACGGGGTCGCAGACGGGGGCACCGTGCGGGTGAACACG is a genomic window containing:
- a CDS encoding IS5 family transposase (programmed frameshift); the protein is MTDLVERLVPEELWVLFRRVVPPTEVKRPQGGGRRRAGDREALAAMIFVATSGCTWRQLPPVFGPAWQTVYRRFAQWSRDRVWARLYRVMLDELGARGELDWSRCAIDSVSVRAAKGPLTGPNPTDRGKLGSKIHLITDRNGLPLSLGISGANMHDSLGLEPLVRGIPPIRSRRGPRRRRPAKLHADKGYDYDHLRRWLRSRGIGHRIARKGVESSQRLGRHRWVVERTVSWLAGCRRLHRRYERKAEHFLAFVGIAALRICFRRLTT
- a CDS encoding MPN domain-containing protein; translation: MRNGMDYLSRAVDELTERAGPPSDSDLKYAVLHLQAATEVLLKARLVGEHWSLVFKNPGGATLENFKKGKFESCTIEATLDRLHNIAQVEISPSDRAAIKVLSDDRNALTHYGHTANAFQVEARSARVLSFLLQFITEHLRPMLLAEFAKLVAYDPTDSPLVAVEKGLQQPGAVKARRELEQVDQTMDELRMKLGRIQKYVEKRLNDISTELAPCAAHTVQCPECRQWALVVNNDASWKAIKCRFCLATYKGEMAALQYVWSLLGEDNGTVQPCPNCKAADTLVIGASTAAQKTAAMAICFNCAHTPYEEGSDV
- the cseB gene encoding two-component system response regulator CseB, whose translation is MAILLVEDDEVIRRSVTMALERYGYRVASAGDGLTGLELFREGRHDLLLLDVMLPGLDGIGLCRRVRETSMVPILMMSARGDALDVVSGLEAGADDYVVKPVDTAVLVARIRSLLRRAVYSPGAAPPAASPEEPAGDRAGEHNLLVFGDLSIDTAGLDVSVAGRPVALAPTELRLLLEFAAHPGTVLDRQTLLRNVWDYGWDGDSRVVDLCVQRLRKRIGAERIETVRGFGYKLRR
- a CDS encoding DUF3885 domain-containing protein; amino-acid sequence: MTELWQQHWPDCPPVGYKLRDPYRDLWVRFHSLPESKRYAEVESEYGVVLERYNTVLDELFAGGDIYVITPVWATEAEVPPSQPGDGYWQTLLVEDDPDPEFRTYCHLFAARRPWRYGCLDEPLRDIADDKVAGVLITDTQMRRIYHPYDGGADVFLATPGERDRTRDRHADWLSSHPSGL
- a CDS encoding sensor histidine kinase encodes the protein MNAVRDLLNWRSLRWKIVLLVAVCCGAVALTVGSLVHSSTLARSMNDGGAKAVTALARALEDYERDGVPPTALKVSPGEMPDELLRELRDRQDLSDGYATWYDADGPGDHPSMWAARTYRGEPVALEVDMTSDLLTRRALDRHMWKYSLFALAAVVPVSALAAELPHRRLRRVAQTTRRIAAGDLTARTADNRGSDEITDISATVDSMADSLHQRLLSEQRFTADVAHELRTPLMGLLTASELLPEGEATDLVQDRVRALRTLVEDLLEISRLDAGAEQAERERVPLAEAVADSLARTGLETGLAATGAGYAETDPRRLDRIVTNLVVNAHRHGRGPVTVTVAGTTVTVRDHGPGFPPELLADGPQRFRTGTPERGRGHGLGLTIALGQARLVGASLTFGNAPDGGAVATLRLPVAG
- a CDS encoding site-specific integrase, translated to MMEKAEADRPIGWRDSAMFAFGYRFLGRSIEDVDLNLEDLTITDDRVFVWLAEDRTHQGEEQTIILHDREDLRLVFRLRRYVNWLAEQGITTGPVWREILRSGRVASPETRATKGGGATKRGLYLRPQTVNDRVKHWFATAGLKSDGRPVSSHGLRADGATGLGTSGATDEELEAAGRWKKGSRIPREWYVRPTKNAARDLFKKVPVHDPNAQAQE